GCGGCCACGCCCGGCAGCGAGACGACGGATGCGCCGTCGGCCTGGGCGCGCAGGCCGAACTCGGCATCATCCCACTTGATGAAGAACGGCATCGAGTAGCCGATGCGCTCGACGAGGTCGACCGGGATGAGGCACATCCACCAGCCCGAGTAGTCGGGGCGGTACACGCGGTGCATCCAGGGCGTCTCGGCGAGGCCGCTCTCGGCGAGGTCGTGCCGCAGCGGCGTGAGCGATCGCCACACGAAGGAGCGCTGCTCGATGCCCTCGGCGAATGAGTGCACGACGGTCGGGTGTGCGATGTCGAGCATGTGGCCGCCGACGACCGTCGGCTCGCGGCAGTAGGAGGCGAAGGCGACCGCGCGCAGGATCGACTCGGGGTCGAGGCGGATGTCGTCGTCGAGCAGGATGACGAAGTCGCTGCGGCCGGCGACAAGCGTCTCGTGCATGCCGCGCGAGAAGCCGCCCGACCCGCCGAGGTTGGCCTGCTCGATGAGCTGCAGCATGTCGCCGAGTGCGGCGGCGACCTCGGGGAAGCCGTCGGCGGCTCGCACGTGGTCGGTGCCCTGGTCGACGACGTACACGGCGTCGACGACGCCGCGCAGAGCGGGCTCGTCGGCGAGAGCGCGGAGCACGTCGAGGCAGTAGGGCACGCGGTTGAGCGTGGTGATCGCCAGGCTCGCCGTCGCGTCATGGCGCGCGGGCACTGCCTCGGTCGACCATGCGATGCGGCTCGCGCGGACAGGCACGTCGCCCGCCTCGAGCTCGACCCAACACCATCCGCCGTCTGGGAAGCCGGTCAGATCGACGCGGTGCGTCCAGGCGCCCGCGGGCGCGTCGGACTCCACGATCGTGCGCGGCGCCCCCGTGCCGTCCGTCGCGACGACACGGACGCGGGCGGGCGCGCCGAGCTCGACGCCGAGGTCGACCGTCTCGACGACCGTCGCGGCGCGCCACTGCCCCGCCGGGAGCGCCGCGGAGTACCCGCTCAGCGCGAGCCGGGCACGGGGCGCGAGCTCGAGGGCGTCGCGCGACACGACGCGCACCCCTTCCGGAAGGTGCGGACGGTCGAAGACGAGGGCGAGGTCCGACTCCCGCTCGGGGAACCGGACCCGTGCGATCGCGGTCGGCGTCACGGGCGCGCGCCTCAGCCGGCGCTCGCGAGCAGCTGCGGGAGCTTGTTGTCGAACGCCGAGAGCGCCGAGCCGATCGCCATGTGCATGTCGAGATACTGGTATGTGCCGAGGCGCCCGCCGAACAGCACGTTCGGCTCCGCCGCCTGACGCTCGCGGTAGGCGAGGAGGCGCGCACGGTCCTGCGGGGTGTTCACCGGGTAGTACGGCTCGTCGCCGCGGTCCGCGAAGCGCGAGAACTCGCGCATGATGACCGTGGCGTCGCGCGTGTAGTCGCGCTCGGGATGGAAGTGACGGAACTCGTGGATGCGCGTGTACGGCACCGACTCGTCGCCGAAGTTCATCACGCTCGTGCCCTGGTAGTCCGGGATCGGCAGCACCTCTCGCTCGAAGTCGAGAGTGCGCCACTGGAGCTCGCCCTCCGCGTAGTCGAAGTAGCGGTCGACGGGACCCGTGTAGACGACAGGCAGACTGCCGACGGTCTTCGACTTCGAGAGCGCATGCCCTTCGTCGAAGAAGTCGGTGTCGAGCATGACCTGGATGCGCGGGTGATCGGCCATCCGCTCGAGCCAGGCGGTGTAGCCGTCGACCGGAAGCCCCTCGTGCGTGTCGCTGAAGTAGCGGTTGTCGTAGGTGTAGCGCACCGGCAGTCGGCTGATGATGTCGGCCGGGAGCTCGCGCGGGTCGGTCTGCCACTGCTTGGCGGTGTAGCCGCGGATGAACGCCTCGTAGAGCGGGCGCCCGATGAGGGAGATCGCCTTCTCCTCGAGGTTCGAGGCACCGCCCGTCGCGACCTCGGCGGCCTGCTCGGCGATGAGCGCGCGGGCCTCGTCGGGCGAGTACGACGCCTGGAAGAACTGGTTGATCGTGCCGAGGTTGATCGGCATCGGGTACACGACGCCGCCCACGTTCGTGTAGACGCGGTGCTGGTACGACGTGAAACGCGTGAAGCGGTTGACGTACTCCCACACACCCTCGTGGGAGGTGTGGAAGAGGTGCGCGCCGTAGCGGTGGATCTCGATACCCGTGTCGGGGTCGGCCTCGCTGTAGGCGTTGCCGCCGAGGTGCCCGCGGCGCTCGATGACGCCGACCCGCAGGCCGTGCTCCTCGGCGACACGCTCCGCGATCGTGAGGCCGAAGAAGCCCGATCCGACGACGAGGAGGTCGATGTCCATCACGCGCTTGTCATCCGTTTCCGCCCTCGGGCTGCGGGCCGCACTCCAGGATACGGCGTCACGCCCGATGCCGCCGCGCCACGAGGCGGCGGTAGGCGACACGGCGCACAGCGACCGGCACGAGCCGGTAGCCCCCGCGCACGACGACGTTGCGCACATACTGCCCGCTCGTCGTGAACCCCGACGCGCGGAAGGCGCGCTGCAGGGCGAGCTCGCTGCGAAGCAGCCCGATGCCGCCTCGGCGATGGTAGGCGCCCGAGCTCACCCGGTAGTGGACGAGCGGTTCGGGCACGTTCATGACGCGTGCACCGCGCGCGATCATGCGCGCGAAGAGCCAGTAGTCCTCCATGGTGCCCATCGGCAGGTAGCCGCCCGCCTCGAGCACAGCGGAGCGTCGGTACACGACGGTGGGGTGGTTGAAGGGCTGCTGGAACCGCGAGACGCGGACGATCTCCTCGGTGCCGAGCGGGGGCACGCGCCGCTCGAGGATGATCTCGCCCTCGCGCGGGTCCTGGACGAACTCGTACATCCCCGAGCCGACGAGGTCGAACCCCTCCGCGATGTGGGGCAGTTGCACGGCGAACCGGCTCGGCGCCGAGACGTCGTCGGCATCCATGCGCGCGACGACCTCGTGCGCGGCCTCTTCGAGACCGCGGGTGAGCGCGACGGAGAGCCCCGAGTTCTCCGGCAGGGTCACCACCCTGACCGGCACGGGCGAGTCGGCGACGAGCCGGGCGACGGCCATCGCGAGGCCCCCCGGCACAGGGCCGTCCTGCACGAGCACGACCTCGGAGGGCCGCAGCGTCTGATCGTGGACGGTGCTGCGGAACGCGCGCTCGAGGTGGGCGGGATCGTCGTTCCGATAGAACGGGAGGAGGAGCGAGAACGGAGGCAGGTCAGACACGGCCGCCTCGGCTCGCGAAGGCCGTGATCGCGTCGACGGCCGGCGGGAGGTCCGCCATCGAGGCCCCGTTCGGCCGTGGCGCACTGCGGGTGCCGTCACGCCAGCCGCGGGCGCGTGCCTCACGCAACACTCCCGGCTCGGCAGACCGGCGCACGGTGCGCATCCAGCGACGCACCGTCGAGCCACCGTAGACGAGCTTCTCCCATGCCGTCAGCCCGTCCGAGAAGCGGAAGAGCCAGAGCTTGTTGCGCACCTCGTAGTAGAAGCGGGGGCCCGGGTCGGCATCCGTCGAGCCGAGCACCTTCGTCTTGTGCACGACGACGCTGCCCGGGCAGTAGACACCCAGGCGACCGCGGATGAGGCGCGTCGAGTACTCGAAGTCGTCGTTCCAGATGAAGTAGTCGGCGATCGGCAGGCCACGCTCGCGCACGACGGCGGCGTCGACGAGTAGCGACACGAAGGAGGCGCTGCGCACGGGGACGAGGCCGAGCCCCTCGATCCGCGCGCGGGCCTTGCGCGAGGCGAACGGATCGCGTCGCGGCGTGTTCATCGGGTGGTCGGTGCCGTCGTGCCAGACGACGCGCGAGGCGTAGACGGATGCGGCGCTGCCGACCGCCTGCCGCGCGGCGAGGAGCTCGGCGAGGGCCGTCTCCGTCGGCACCGTGTCGTCGTCCATGATCCAGACGAGGTCGGCGCCGTGGGTGCCGATCGCGTCCGCGATCCCCACGGCGAAGCCGCCGGCGCCGCCCGTGTTCCGCTCGAGGCGGATGACGTTCGCACGTGGGCTCGCGGCGCGCGCGACATCCGAGGAGTCGTCGTCGGACGCGTTGTCGACCACGACGATGTCGTCGACGGGTCGCGTCTGAGCCTCGAGGGCCTCGAGGGCCTCTCGGAGGAGGTCGCGCCGATTCCAGGCGACGACGACAGCAGTGACACGGACCACAACGACTCCGGGTTCTTCCGGCACTCGAGACGAGGCCGCGACGGACGCACAAGCCCCGCTAGTCTACGAGGCGCCCATCCATGCCCGGTTACAGTGGAGGGTCAGCCAGACGAGACGAAGAGGCGGGGACCGTGCGGCACGTGAAGGCGATCCTCGGCATCCTACGGACGCGCGAGTTCTGGACCTTCTTCGGCGGCTCCGCCGCGGGCCTCGCCGTCGATCTGGTCGGCTTCCAACTGCTCGTGTGGGCGGGTCTGCCCCCCTGGCTCGCCAACGGCACGAGCTCGGTCGTATCGATCACCGTCGTGTACCTGCTCGTGACGCGCTACACCTTCGGCGTCGGAACGCGGCTCTCGACCTACGTGCTCTTCGTCGGCTGGTACCTGACGTCGATCGTCGTCTTCTCGAGCCTCATCCAGCTCGCGGTGTCGCTCACCGACTGGGTGCCGTTCGCGTGGAAGCTCGTGACGGTCCCGATCTCGTTCTCGCTCAACTACCTCTTCAGCCGGTTCCTGTTCCTGCCGAAGCAGAAGCACGACGCCGAGCTGCTCGAGGAGGAGACCCCCGACGACGGCCCGGAGGGTCAGCCGGCGTAGTAGCGCCTCGCGAGCTCGACGGCTGCTGCGGCGCGCGCCGGCCCTTCGCCCGCGTCGCCCGGGCGCATCTCGATCGACACCGCGCCCGTGTAGCCGATCGCCGCGAGCGCGGACGCCGCGGATGCGTGATCGACCTCCGTGTCCTCGAGCGCGCCGAGGTAGGGCGCGCTCGCGTGGAAATGCCGCAGAAGGCCGCCCGCCGCGCGCACCGACGCTCCGACATCGTCGCCGGCGAGCGTCATCCCGGCGGCGTCGAGGTGCAGGCCGAAGCCGGGGTGGTCGACGCGCGCGACGAGCTCGATCCCCTGCTGGGCGTTCACGACGTAGTTGCAGTCATACGCCGTCGGGTTCGGCTCGATGCAGAAGACCGTGCCGTGATCGACGGCGACGCGGCCGAGCCCACGGAAGAACTCCTCCGCGATCGCATGCGCCTCCTGGAGGTCCATTCCCTCAGGCACGCGACGGTTCTTCGGCGAGCCGAACACCATCCGCTCGGCGCCCAGCTGCCCGGCGAGCTCGATGAAGCCCTCGAGATATCGGGCCGTCTGCTCGCGCACCTGCGGGCTGCCGAAGACCTCCAGGTCGAGGCGCCCGAAGAGCATCGACTGGAAGGCGCTCACGCGGATGCCGTGGTCGGCCCAGAACCCGAGGTACTCCGCGCGTTCTGTCTCGCTCGTCGCGAGCGGGTCGGTGAAGGTCTTGGTGGGGGCGATCTCGACCTCGGTCACGTCGGCTGCCTGCAGGGCGGCGGCGACGTCGGCCTCCTCCTCGGCGGGCCACGCGATGTTGCTGATCGCGAGCCTCACCGGGCGCGCTCCGCTGCGACGAACTCGACGAGGTCGGCGAGCGTCTGCTCGCGCGAGAAGGTGTAGCCGTCGACCCCGCCGAACGCATCCGCGTGCACCGATCGCACGTCGTAGCTGCCGGGCTTCACGCCCTCGGGCTCATTGTCGAAGTCGATGCCGAAGGCGACGCGCGCGATCTCGTCCGTGCGCAGCGGCGGGCTCGAGAGGTTGACGAGGCGCAGCCCGGCGTCATGGGCGGTGCCGAGGTCGTGCCACAGGCGCGCGACGTTGTAGTACTGGAAGCTCCCCGCGCGGTGGATGCGGTCGACGTTGTTGTCGTGCAGGAGGTCGTAGATGACGTTCTTCTTGAGGCCCGGTCCGAAGAGCCCCGGCAGTCGCACGATGAGCGCCTCCGGGTGGTGCTCACGCACGAAGGATTCGAGCTGCAGGCGGTGCAGACCGTAGGGGTGCAGACCCTCGGTCGGGATGACCGTCGTCTCGTCGACACCGACCGGGTTCCCATAGACGTCGACCGTCGAGACGAGCACGAAGCGGTCGGCGCGCACACCGGCGACGAGCTCCTCGAGGTCGCGGATGTGGGCGAGGTCGGACTCCGGGTCCTGGTTGATGCGCCACTTCTCCGCACGTGCGGCGGCGAACACGACGAGTCCGAACTCGCGCCCGATCGCCTCGCGCGAATTCGCGGAGCCGTAGTGCTCGTCGAAGTCGCCAGCCGCGGCGAGGTTGCTCCCGACGAACCCCGATGCTCCGAACAGTGCTGACGTCATGCGCGTCGATCCTCCTTCAGCCGGTACTTCCCGGCGGCGGCGCGGAACAGCACGCCGAGCACGTGGATGTTGCCCTTGACGGGGCTGATCTTGGTGGGCGTCTTGCCCTTCGGGTAGGCGCGCGTCACCGGCGTCTCCGTCGTGCGGAAGCCCGGCCGGCGCGACGACTCGATCGCGAGGTGATAGTGCAGCTCGTAGGTCTGGAACACGTCGCGGAACACGCCGATCTGAGGCGACGCGAGCAGTCGCGCACTGTAGGCACGGAATCCGTTCGTCGTATCGGTGTGCCGACGGCCCGCCGCGAGGCTGATGAGCGGCGCATGCAGCACCTTGAGACCGATGAGCCTCGAGAGGGGGGTGTTGATGGCCTTGCCGCCGGGGATGAAGCGGGAGCCCTGGACGTGGTCGTAGCCCTCGTCGAGCAGGCGGAGGAAGTCCGGGATCGCCGCGACGTCGTCCTTGCCATTGCCGTCGACCACCACGACCCCGGCGTAGCCCTCGCGCAGCGCCCACGCGAAGGCCATCCGCATCTGCGCGCTGAGCTTGCCCGGTCCCGTCTTCGTGAGGAGTGCGCGTACGCCGTTCGCCCCGAGGTACTCGAGGTCGAGAGAGCCGTCGGTGCTGCCGCCGTCGGCGACGACGGTGTCGGCGTCGTAGCCGAGCTCGTTCATGCGGGCGAGCTGCTTCCGCACCTTCTCGCCCTCGTTGATGACGAAGACGACGACGCAGTAGCGGTGCGCCTTCGGGGCGAGCACGTCGATGCGCGACGCCGGCACCTGCCAGCCGGCGTCG
The Protaetiibacter sp. SSC-01 genome window above contains:
- a CDS encoding glycosyltransferase: MTPTAIARVRFPERESDLALVFDRPHLPEGVRVVSRDALELAPRARLALSGYSAALPAGQWRAATVVETVDLGVELGAPARVRVVATDGTGAPRTIVESDAPAGAWTHRVDLTGFPDGGWCWVELEAGDVPVRASRIAWSTEAVPARHDATASLAITTLNRVPYCLDVLRALADEPALRGVVDAVYVVDQGTDHVRAADGFPEVAAALGDMLQLIEQANLGGSGGFSRGMHETLVAGRSDFVILLDDDIRLDPESILRAVAFASYCREPTVVGGHMLDIAHPTVVHSFAEGIEQRSFVWRSLTPLRHDLAESGLAETPWMHRVYRPDYSGWWMCLIPVDLVERIGYSMPFFIKWDDAEFGLRAQADGASVVSLPGVAAWHVAWANKDDTTDWQAFYHARNRLVTALLHARRRRGGSLWLHNLAIDLRYLLSMDYYAVALRHLAFEAVLAGPDALVAELGTRLRDIRALASEHPETRVRTEDELAPAREIAIGGAEPGRFGRVARFGGQLLRHLIARPGSGRPVRVTDGTARWWHIAAQDVIQTRTADGRAWVVRTRDRSAFRAAVRRSIRLNRAYRSRWDALAADFRADRFGVASRATWERIFADTARDA
- the glf gene encoding UDP-galactopyranose mutase; this encodes MDIDLLVVGSGFFGLTIAERVAEEHGLRVGVIERRGHLGGNAYSEADPDTGIEIHRYGAHLFHTSHEGVWEYVNRFTRFTSYQHRVYTNVGGVVYPMPINLGTINQFFQASYSPDEARALIAEQAAEVATGGASNLEEKAISLIGRPLYEAFIRGYTAKQWQTDPRELPADIISRLPVRYTYDNRYFSDTHEGLPVDGYTAWLERMADHPRIQVMLDTDFFDEGHALSKSKTVGSLPVVYTGPVDRYFDYAEGELQWRTLDFEREVLPIPDYQGTSVMNFGDESVPYTRIHEFRHFHPERDYTRDATVIMREFSRFADRGDEPYYPVNTPQDRARLLAYRERQAAEPNVLFGGRLGTYQYLDMHMAIGSALSAFDNKLPQLLASAG
- a CDS encoding glycosyltransferase, with the protein product MSDLPPFSLLLPFYRNDDPAHLERAFRSTVHDQTLRPSEVVLVQDGPVPGGLAMAVARLVADSPVPVRVVTLPENSGLSVALTRGLEEAAHEVVARMDADDVSAPSRFAVQLPHIAEGFDLVGSGMYEFVQDPREGEIILERRVPPLGTEEIVRVSRFQQPFNHPTVVYRRSAVLEAGGYLPMGTMEDYWLFARMIARGARVMNVPEPLVHYRVSSGAYHRRGGIGLLRSELALQRAFRASGFTTSGQYVRNVVVRGGYRLVPVAVRRVAYRRLVARRHRA
- a CDS encoding glycosyltransferase family 2 protein translates to MVRVTAVVVAWNRRDLLREALEALEAQTRPVDDIVVVDNASDDDSSDVARAASPRANVIRLERNTGGAGGFAVGIADAIGTHGADLVWIMDDDTVPTETALAELLAARQAVGSAASVYASRVVWHDGTDHPMNTPRRDPFASRKARARIEGLGLVPVRSASFVSLLVDAAVVRERGLPIADYFIWNDDFEYSTRLIRGRLGVYCPGSVVVHKTKVLGSTDADPGPRFYYEVRNKLWLFRFSDGLTAWEKLVYGGSTVRRWMRTVRRSAEPGVLREARARGWRDGTRSAPRPNGASMADLPPAVDAITAFASRGGRV
- a CDS encoding GtrA family protein codes for the protein MRHVKAILGILRTREFWTFFGGSAAGLAVDLVGFQLLVWAGLPPWLANGTSSVVSITVVYLLVTRYTFGVGTRLSTYVLFVGWYLTSIVVFSSLIQLAVSLTDWVPFAWKLVTVPISFSLNYLFSRFLFLPKQKHDAELLEEETPDDGPEGQPA
- a CDS encoding sugar phosphate isomerase/epimerase: MRLAISNIAWPAEEEADVAAALQAADVTEVEIAPTKTFTDPLATSETERAEYLGFWADHGIRVSAFQSMLFGRLDLEVFGSPQVREQTARYLEGFIELAGQLGAERMVFGSPKNRRVPEGMDLQEAHAIAEEFFRGLGRVAVDHGTVFCIEPNPTAYDCNYVVNAQQGIELVARVDHPGFGLHLDAAGMTLAGDDVGASVRAAGGLLRHFHASAPYLGALEDTEVDHASAASALAAIGYTGAVSIEMRPGDAGEGPARAAAAVELARRYYAG
- a CDS encoding NAD(P)-dependent oxidoreductase is translated as MTSALFGASGFVGSNLAAAGDFDEHYGSANSREAIGREFGLVVFAAARAEKWRINQDPESDLAHIRDLEELVAGVRADRFVLVSTVDVYGNPVGVDETTVIPTEGLHPYGLHRLQLESFVREHHPEALIVRLPGLFGPGLKKNVIYDLLHDNNVDRIHRAGSFQYYNVARLWHDLGTAHDAGLRLVNLSSPPLRTDEIARVAFGIDFDNEPEGVKPGSYDVRSVHADAFGGVDGYTFSREQTLADLVEFVAAERAR
- a CDS encoding glycosyltransferase family 2 protein, which translates into the protein MSATDLDDAGWQVPASRIDVLAPKAHRYCVVVFVINEGEKVRKQLARMNELGYDADTVVADGGSTDGSLDLEYLGANGVRALLTKTGPGKLSAQMRMAFAWALREGYAGVVVVDGNGKDDVAAIPDFLRLLDEGYDHVQGSRFIPGGKAINTPLSRLIGLKVLHAPLISLAAGRRHTDTTNGFRAYSARLLASPQIGVFRDVFQTYELHYHLAIESSRRPGFRTTETPVTRAYPKGKTPTKISPVKGNIHVLGVLFRAAAGKYRLKEDRRA